Proteins co-encoded in one Waddliaceae bacterium genomic window:
- a CDS encoding KamA family radical SAM protein — MDTLALAKKLCLDDEKKKHILFNPDFPCVIPKRLLDAMEKGTLDDPLFKQFVPLKEELLETSGFSEDPLDEKEFYKTEKLLHKYHGRVLLLTSPHCAMNCRFCFRRHAPEIPSSSFAKELAYIAKDNTITEVILSGGDPLSLSNEKLNALINSLNDIPHIKRIRFHTRYPIGIPERIDEGFVEILQHCSKRLWFVLHVNHANELGNDVFAAIKKIQRLGIPVLTQTVLLKGVNDNVDILEDLFSALIDEGIVPYYLHHLDKVQGAEHFYVSKNSGCVFIEELKKRLSGFAVPRYVEEIPNEACKISISLDR; from the coding sequence ATGGACACGCTAGCTCTTGCAAAAAAACTATGTCTCGATGACGAGAAGAAGAAACATATTCTTTTTAATCCCGACTTCCCCTGTGTCATCCCAAAACGGCTTCTCGATGCCATGGAAAAAGGAACTCTTGACGACCCTCTCTTTAAACAATTCGTCCCGCTGAAAGAAGAGCTGCTCGAAACCTCCGGATTTTCTGAAGACCCCCTAGATGAAAAAGAATTTTACAAGACAGAAAAGCTCCTCCACAAATACCATGGAAGGGTGCTGCTTCTCACATCGCCACATTGCGCTATGAACTGTAGGTTCTGCTTCAGGCGTCACGCCCCAGAAATCCCCTCTTCTTCTTTCGCAAAAGAGCTCGCCTATATCGCCAAAGACAATACCATCACAGAAGTCATCCTCAGCGGCGGCGATCCCCTGTCTCTCAGCAACGAAAAACTCAACGCTCTTATCAATTCCCTCAACGACATACCGCATATCAAACGCATACGCTTCCATACGCGATATCCTATCGGCATCCCAGAGCGTATCGACGAAGGCTTCGTCGAAATCCTACAACACTGCTCGAAACGGCTGTGGTTCGTTCTTCACGTAAACCACGCCAACGAGCTAGGCAACGACGTATTCGCCGCCATAAAAAAAATCCAAAGACTCGGAATCCCCGTCCTCACACAAACCGTTCTGTTGAAAGGCGTCAATGACAATGTAGATATTCTGGAAGATCTTTTTTCCGCCCTCATAGACGAAGGCATCGTCCCATATTACCTACACCACCTCGACAAAGTACAAGGCGCCGAACATTTTTACGTTTCAAAAAACAGTGGATGTGTCTTCATCGAAGAATTAAAAAAACGCCTCTCAGGCTTCGCCGTCCCACGCTATGTCGAAGAAATCCCCAACGAAGCTTGCAAGATCTCCATCTCTTTAGATCGATAG
- the murA gene encoding UDP-N-acetylglucosamine 1-carboxyvinyltransferase → MEKLHITGGVSLNGRVKAAGAKNAITKLLVASLISDKKCVFYNVPNIKEVEITVSLCEEIGMEVSWDRDAGTMEVQTVELNSSYIPQRFSGANRIPILMIGALLGRTDADIIIPTVGGCPIGKRPVDFHLQALRDLGATIEYREMKKEGAYFAHAHHGLTGSVITLPFPSVGATENTILASIRAKGTTIIQNAAVEPEIMDLILFLQKLGAIITVDTNRVIVIQGTKTFYEVTHTVIPDRIEAASFGMAAIATKGRVFVENINHIDMVTFLNKLREVGGGFDVKNDGIEFFYNGALNSNIHIETDVHPGFMTDWQQPFVVLLSQAEGTAVIHETVYENRFGYTNMLKNMGADIELFKQCLGGKPCRYSQQNYYHSLVVKGPTPLIGKNITIPDLRAGFAYVLAALIAEGDSTIEGVPFLDRGYENIVEKLGGLGAEISRVDTDDKGLPQELVIEEEPATV, encoded by the coding sequence ATGGAAAAGCTTCATATCACTGGCGGCGTATCATTAAACGGACGCGTAAAAGCTGCGGGCGCAAAAAATGCTATAACAAAACTTCTTGTTGCCTCACTTATCTCTGACAAAAAGTGTGTCTTCTACAACGTCCCCAATATCAAGGAGGTAGAGATCACTGTATCTTTGTGTGAAGAGATTGGCATGGAAGTTTCCTGGGACCGCGATGCTGGCACCATGGAAGTCCAAACTGTAGAGCTAAACTCTTCATATATCCCGCAGAGATTCTCCGGTGCCAACAGGATTCCTATCCTTATGATAGGAGCTCTTCTTGGTCGCACCGACGCCGACATCATCATCCCTACCGTCGGCGGGTGTCCTATTGGCAAGAGGCCTGTAGACTTCCACCTTCAAGCTCTTCGTGACCTCGGCGCTACGATAGAATACCGTGAGATGAAAAAAGAAGGGGCATATTTCGCCCATGCTCATCATGGCCTTACGGGTTCAGTGATAACATTACCGTTCCCTTCCGTCGGAGCTACCGAGAATACCATCTTAGCGAGTATCCGCGCTAAGGGGACAACGATCATCCAGAACGCTGCTGTCGAGCCAGAGATTATGGATCTCATCTTATTTCTTCAGAAGCTCGGCGCCATCATCACCGTCGATACCAATAGAGTAATCGTCATCCAAGGAACAAAGACCTTCTATGAAGTAACACATACTGTCATCCCCGATAGAATCGAAGCCGCTTCGTTCGGTATGGCAGCGATAGCGACGAAGGGCCGTGTTTTTGTCGAGAACATCAACCATATCGATATGGTAACTTTCCTCAACAAACTCCGTGAAGTTGGTGGTGGCTTCGATGTCAAGAATGACGGCATAGAGTTTTTCTATAACGGAGCTCTTAATAGCAACATACATATAGAGACCGACGTACATCCCGGATTTATGACCGACTGGCAGCAACCGTTCGTCGTACTTCTTTCCCAGGCCGAAGGCACTGCCGTCATCCATGAGACTGTCTATGAGAACAGATTCGGATATACTAATATGCTTAAAAACATGGGCGCCGACATCGAGCTCTTCAAGCAATGCCTTGGTGGTAAGCCGTGCCGATACTCGCAGCAGAATTACTATCATAGCCTCGTCGTCAAAGGCCCTACTCCTCTGATAGGGAAAAACATCACCATCCCCGACCTTCGTGCCGGTTTCGCATATGTCTTGGCAGCGCTCATCGCCGAAGGCGACAGTACTATAGAAGGCGTGCCTTTCCTCGACAGAGGCTACGAAAATATCGTAGAGAAGCTCGGCGGCTTAGGCGCAGAGATCTCCCGCGTCGATACTGACGACAAAGGCCTTCCACAGGAACTGGTAATAGAAGAAGAGCCTGCGACGGTATAA
- a CDS encoding 2-C-methyl-D-erythritol 2,4-cyclodiphosphate synthase produces the protein MTIRTGIGQDSHRFVSEESSKTCILGGVIFDNAPGMLANSDGDVVLHAICNAISSVTGIRILGTIADELLEKDGITDSSVYLHKAIETLGDKKINHVAITIEAKKPIIGKRLDDMRAKIAEIMDIDITSVGITATSGEGLTACGRGEGIQVFAIITTNQ, from the coding sequence ATGACAATACGTACTGGTATAGGACAAGACAGCCACCGCTTTGTTTCTGAGGAATCATCGAAAACGTGTATCCTAGGAGGTGTTATCTTCGACAATGCCCCAGGAATGCTGGCGAACTCCGACGGCGATGTCGTCCTACACGCTATCTGCAACGCCATAAGCTCTGTTACAGGAATACGTATCCTCGGAACCATCGCCGACGAGCTTCTTGAGAAAGACGGCATCACCGACAGCAGCGTATACCTCCATAAAGCCATAGAAACCCTCGGCGACAAAAAGATCAACCACGTCGCTATAACAATAGAAGCAAAAAAACCCATCATCGGAAAGAGACTCGACGACATGCGCGCCAAAATCGCTGAGATTATGGATATCGATATCACATCAGTCGGCATCACAGCAACAAGTGGCGAAGGCCTCACCGCCTGCGGCCGCGGCGAAGGTATACAGGTCTTCGCTATTATCACCACTAATCAGTGA